In Yarrowia lipolytica chromosome 1F, complete sequence, a genomic segment contains:
- a CDS encoding uncharacterized protein (Compare to YALI0F14993g, no similarity possibly noncoding), with protein sequence MGRGRNSRAAEMVGKRMYLWCDSSRRGNDWGIGVILVFCRLVRTTICFCVSCLRGGTKGGKQRCLGKAQNRQESQKILGLQKNTNADLRRQPRSMRYAAGRVVTFPVPTTAWFPGQCDRGKTEKE encoded by the coding sequence ATGGGGAGGGGCCGAAACTCCAGGGCAGCAGAGATGGTTGGGAAGAGGATGTATCTGTGGTGTGACAGCTCTCGACGCGGTAATGATTGGGGGATCGGAGTCATTCTGGTTTTTTGCCGACTTGTTCGAACCACTATTTGCTTTTGTGTGTCATGTCTAAGGGGCGGCACAAAGGGAGGCAAACAGAGGTGCTTGGGAAAAGCGCAAAATCGACAGGAATCGCAAAAAATACTGGGTctgcaaaaaaacacaaacgcAGATCTACGCAGGCAACCAAGATCCATGAGATATGCCGCCGGACGGGTCGTCACATTTCCTGTGCCAACTACGGCTTGGTTCCCGGGACAATGTGACAGAGGAAAAACCGAAAAAGAGTGA
- a CDS encoding uncharacterized protein (Compare to YALI0F15015g, no similarity possibly noncoding) has product MMDCIVYMWMDAQLNVSFFYLQLATKAKKSRLPSNGDARALARKRGHLYGLVEMMSRCLQRCASHVPPETVQGGKRRPTGGWRRCHVSGACREVSAVRMRGVLLPRVVLRCCFTVFFFFFFFFPVLVAKFILMRKQTKTKKEEDPGGHHEQALALLLVSVMAKS; this is encoded by the coding sequence ATGATGGACTGCATCGTCTACATGTGGATGGATGCACAACTTAATGTGAGTTTTTTTTACCTCCAGCTGGCGACAAAAGCGAAAAAGAGCCGACTCCCAAGCAATGGAGATGCAAGAGCACTCGCGAGAAAGAGGGGACACCTATACGgcttggtggagatgatgagtAGATGCTTGCAAAGATGCGCCTCTCATGTGCCACCGGAAACAGTGCAAGGTGGGAAACGGCGACCCACGGgggggtggaggagatgtcacgtgagcggAGCTTGTCGGGAGGTATCGGCAGTTAGAATGAGAGGGGTACTTCTACCGAGAGTTGTTCTTCGTTGTTGTTTTacggtttttttttttttttttttttttttccctgtGCTGGTCGCGAAATTTATTCTTATGcgaaaacaaacaaaaacgaaaaaggaggaggacccAGGGGGACACCACGAACAGGCCCTGGCTCTACTCTTAGTAAGCGTTATGGCTAAAAGCTAG
- a CDS encoding uncharacterized protein (Compare to YALI0F15037g, similar to Saccharomyces cerevisiae TBS1 (YBR150C) and HAL9 (YOL089C); ancestral locus Anc_3.109, no similarity): MTPRLPLPIQPQSINPPPPQSPQAKREDLIDAADHHGRDDLTSLKRRRLETVGSHSPVPRPSSAHTHTQLSPNGQQQPPSPYHYPYSHTTNSTHHLQHQSAQLHQPPPPQLQQQHPPPPPPPSLHDYHYTHGPPISPNMTQAPPAVQTPTQTPLGLHQPHGGIHGPPPPPPPPQTLIYPHQQYFSPYGVGDMRYPTPPQPMAHAHGPSGPMPPMGPPHSHLQHHHIPPPPPHLMGHQMQLGVAVPGPSFALRRPIPARQRTSIACRYCRRRKIRCSGFDPENPDSRCSNCIRFNQECVFIPVSSMASTDKKSGSADGASADGVGAGGYDRLSPTLSDSDKREWKPQPHPTSPTEIRNAISPAISPSPPTAAAASSAAAAASSASTSPTSATSSTAPTRSKLSIQNLLG; this comes from the coding sequence ATGACGCCCCGGCTACCTCTGCCAATCCAACCACAGAGTATCAACCCGCCGCCACCGCAGTCGCCCCAAGCTAAAAGAGAAGACCTCATTGATGCTGCTGACCATCACGGTCGAGATGACCTGACGTCACTCAAACGGCGCCGTCTCGAAACGGTGGGGTCACATTCACCCGTCCCCCGACCCTCCTCGGCACATACACATACCCAGTTGTCGCCCAacggccagcagcagccaccgTCGCCTTACCACTACCCTTACTCGCATACAACAAACTCCACtcatcatcttcagcaTCAGTCAGCCCAATTGCATCAGCCCCCGCCGCCGCAActgcaacagcagcatccaccgccaccaccgccacctTCCCTCCACGACTATCATTACACACATGGCCCTCCAATCTCGCCAAACATGACGCAGGCACCTCCTGCTGTCCAGACGccaacacagacaccccTGGGCTTGCATCAACCCCATGGCGGCATTCATGGgcctccccctccccctcccccaccacAAACCCTGATCTACCCTCACCAGCAGTACTTTTCGCCGTATGGTGTTGGTGATATGCGGTACCCCACGCCGCCGCAGCCCATGGCTCATGCCCATGGTCCCTCTGGCCCCATGCCTCCCATGGGCCCACCACACTCGCATCTGCAGCACCACCACATTCCTCCACCCCCGCCACATCTGATGGGCCACCAAATGCAGCTTGGAGTGGCTGTGCCTGGCCCGTCGTTTGCTCTGCGACGTCCCATTCCGGCACGCCAGCGGACCTCTATTGCATGCCGGTACTGTCGGCGGCGTAAGATCCGGTGCTCGGGCTTCGACCCCGAGAATCCAGACTCACGTTGCTCCAACTGCATTCGCTTCAACCAGGAGTGTGTGTTTATCCCCGTGAGCTCCATGGCTTCCACGGACAAAAAGAGCGGTAGCGCCGATGGGGCTAGTGCCGATGGAGTGGGCGCTGGGGGATACGACCGGCTGTCACCAACGCTGTCAGACTCTGACAAGCGAGAGTGGAAGCCTCAGCCGCACCCCACGTCGCCGACCGAGATTCGCAACGCTATTTCGCCTGCCATATCTCCGTCTCCGCCtactgcagcagcagcatcttCGGCtgcggcagcagcatctTCTGCGTCAACGTCGCCAACGTCGGCTACAAGCTCCACGGCACCCACCCGTAGCAAGTTAAGCATCCAAAACTTGCTAGGCTGA
- a CDS encoding uncharacterized protein (Compare to YALI0F15059g, weakly similar to DEHA0F02310g Debaryomyces hansenii IPF 8942.1) has product MEAAAEFINHTLVSKGYLLSDRLKFATVSKTPLENVEENDMLVINTIYSLLQSLEKDSKAEENRLRRVADLEHDNDRLRNEIRALHRKNHDLHTRLAHEENALQNAKREIARLEAAAKNERGSLTRAKMAVDRFKQQSMVEMRKRDVRLERMRELARKGTAISSDSLVTFTPPSPDVRQLDNELIRDNKMLLSLIYKTIDDIDMLKRNALETQPGEYKAPTEDDLNSIVQLSVSELQHGGTFSLNRTDDLNELAATMADNLSSLRDALSQRFTLPEVDHDSEVAVLKRQLHESNENWHKAVKTMEEWKAYRGEQHSTR; this is encoded by the coding sequence ATGGAAGCGGCCGCGGAATTCATCAATCATACGCTGGTATCCAAGGGCTACCTTCTCAGTGACCGACTCAAGTTTGCAACCGTTTCCAAAACGCCGCTCGAAaatgtggaggagaacgaCATGCTGGTGATCAACACCATTTACTCGCTGCTACAGTCTCTGGAAAAGGACTCCAAGGCCGAAGAGAACCGGCTGAGGCGAGTGGCGGATCTGGAGCACGACAATGACCGTCTACGCAACGAAATAAGGGCCCTGCATCGCAAAAATCACGATCTTCACACGCGTCTAGCTCACGAGGAGAACGCGTTACAGAACGCCAAAAGAGAAATTGCGAGGCTGGAAGCCGCAGCTAAGAACGAGAGAGGCAGTCTTACGCGTGCAAAAATGGCCGTCGACAGATTCAAGCAGCAGAGTATGGTTGAAATGCGCAAACGGGACGTTCGACTGGAGCGAATGCGAGAACTGGCCCGAAAAGGGACAGCAATCTCTTCTGATTCGCTGGTGACATttacaccaccatcaccagaCGTCAGACAGCTTGATAATGAGCTCATCAGAGACAACAAaatgctgctgtcgctcaTCTACAAAACTATCGACGACATTGACATGCTGAAACGGAATGCACTTGAGACCCAACCAGGAGAATACAAGGCCCCGACGGAAGACGATCTCAACTCCATCGTCCAATTGTCCGTGTCCGAATTACAGCATGGAGGCACATTTTCACTCAACCGGACCGATGACCTTAATGAACTAGCAGCCACTATGGCTGATAACCTGTCTTCACTCCGAGATGCCCTGTCGCAACGGTTCACGCTACCTGAAGTCGATCACGATAGTGAGGTTGCCGTGCTAAAACGACAGCTGCACGAGTCCAACGAAAATTGGCACAAGGCAGTCAAAACAATGGAGGAATGGAAAGCATATCGCGGGGAACAGCACAGCACGAGGTGA
- a CDS encoding uncharacterized protein (Compare to YALI0F15081g, weakly similar to CA4661|IPF6561 Candida albicans IPF6561 unknown function, similar to Saccharomyces cerevisiae SOG2 (YOR353C); ancestral locus Anc_7.39) translates to MTAPYKVAAANILPLQPFMAFCGTFSGPPHVETNWATFQRGTKPHKPGKNINTSATYALGVHQTPTSTHPHMASSSLFSQLQENSIGSANIRPFYLFSPTSMDLIQDVQRKVEEAGGDEERGVELNHMGLTEVSDGVAELLLRVRKLSLTGNMLTDLPPLMGHMTQLRYLDLSNNALHNVPAVVTRLTTLEILDVSYNQVEAFPEGMLRLTNLMVLSFSHNKLRHVPSFIADMAELRLMEIDGNPFVDPPPPCVDPQAEGVLDWVEEVKEWLRSKRIQPPPQQQLPQQQLPQIQTQTPQQVPPTPTPTQAQAPSVHTTPPVTPLEDDPISSRQAKRMGVIVKKYRSTTSHARGASHDSAIGDPVQGQGSSTGAYFKRLSTLPEERKNNTIEACRKILFAFSEILPAIKTYSGFCKDRKLVAKAANLHGTCQQQQEALLAALERYEETVQDATVESAVVERAGLCVGSLRRILALLHSNIALFASADIRYTRLMLLSTFGSLSEVHNAWHTLFPPNEPDKFSTVSPADRALYEKLISATNCAQNVLGQLTEFISKSAAASAHAGGTISPHVTILVKELTSTCVAGADATRQVRQRLDRVARGDFPPRQQFLDTTSYFLKVVIAMLAATRQAMDDLPILGNASAALGTLTKLTKEIAISLEYKPKDNGGGAGMGMGGIGGLPTATGSTFAPPTMPAVIPQFSPAASGQTTPLVAALGPAASVVEGFFDHHQVE, encoded by the coding sequence ATGACCGCTCCTTACAAGGTTGCAGCTGCAAATATTCTACCCCTCCAACCGTTCATGGCCTTTTGCGGCACATTTTCGGGGCCGCCGCACGTAGAAACGAATTGGGCCACATTCCAAAGAGGTACAAAACCACATAAGCCAGGGAAAAACATAAATACCAGTGCCACGTACGCCCTAGGAGTCCACCAGACCCCCACATCCACACATCCACACATGGCATCATCATCCCTCTTCTCCCAGCTGCAGGAGAACTCTATCGGGTCCGCCAATATACGACCGTTCTACCTGTTCTCACCAACCTCGATGGACTTGATTCAAGACGTGCAACgcaaggtggaggaggctggaggagatgaagagcGCGGCGTGGAGCTCAATCATATGGGACTGACGGAGGTGAGTGATGGCGTGGCAGAGCTGCTGTTGCGGGTCCGCAAGCTGTCTCTCACGGGCAATATGCTCACAGACCTACCTCCGCTCATGGGCCATATGACGCAATTGCGGTACTTGGATCTGAGTAACAATGCTCTACACAACGTCCCTGCGGTTGTGACTCGGCTGACGACGCTCGAAATCCTCGATGTCTCCTACAACCAGGTGGAGGCTTTCCCGGAGGGCATGCTGCGGCTCACCAATCTCATGGTCTTGTCGTTTTCACACAACAAGCTGCGCCATGTGCCATCGTTCATCGCGGACATGGCAGAACTGCGGCTCATGGAGATTGATGGCAACCCGTTCGTGGAcccccctcctccatgtGTCGACCCACAAGCCGAGGGAGTGCTAGATTGGGTTGAAGAAGTCAAGGAGTGGCTGAGGAGTAAACGAATacaaccacctccacagcagcagttgccacagcagcagttgccacagatacagacacagacaccacaACAAGtgccaccaacaccaacaccaacacaagcacaagctCCGTCAGTGCACACCACGCCTCCAGTGACACCCCTCGAAGATGACCCCATTTCGTCCCGACAGGCCAAACGAATGGGCGTCATTGTCAAAAAATACCGATCCACCACGTCACATGCTCGTGGGGCGTCACATGACTCAGCCATTGGAGATCCCgtccaaggtcaaggctcGTCCACGGGAGCCTACTTCAAGCGGCTGTCCACGCTTCCCGAGGAACGCAAAAACAACACGATCGAGGCGTGTCGAAAAATCCTCTTTGCCTTTTCTGAGATCCTGCCAGCCATCAAAACATACAGCGGCTTTTGCAAAGATAGAAAACTGGTGGCGAAAGCGGCCAATCTACATGGCACGtgccagcaacaacaggaGGCACTACTGGCGGCACTGGAGAGATATGAAGAGACGGTACAGGACGCTACAGTGGAATCTGCCGTCGTGGAAAGGGCGGGGCTCTGCGTGGGCTCTCTGCGGCGCATTCTGGCGCTGTTGCATTCCAACATTGCCTTGTTTGCATCGGCAGACATTCGGTACACGCGCCTGATGCTTCTGTCGACATTTGGATCCTTATCCGAAGTCCATAACGCGTGGCATACCCTGTTTCCGCCTAATGAGCCCGACAAGTTCAGCACCGTGTCTCCCGCAGACCGAGCGCTGTACGAGAAGCTCATCAGTGCGACCAACTGCGCTCAAAACGTGCTGGGACAGCTGACGGAGTTCATCTCCAAGAGCGCAGCTGCGTCTGCACACGCTGGAGGCACCATTTCgcctcacgtgaccatcCTGGTGAAGGAGCTCACGTCCACGTGTGTGGCAGGAGCAGACGCGACTCGCCAAGTACGTCAGCGGCTTGACCGAGTGGCCAGAGGCGATTTCCCGCCGCGACAGCAGTTCCTGGACACGACATCGTACTTCCTCAAGGTGGTGATTGCCATGTTGGCCGCTACAAGACAGGCCATGGACGATCTACCGATTCTGGGCAATGCGTCTGCAGCTCTGGGAACCCTGACCAAGTTGACTAAGGAGATTGCCATTTCGCTGGAATACAAGCCCAAGGATAACGGCGGAGGTGCTGGAATGGGAATGGGTGGCATTGGAGGTCTTCCTACTGCTACAGGGTCTACATTTGCGCCCCCAACAATGCCTGCTGTGATTCCTCAGTTCTCACCTGCGGCGAGCGGGCAAACCACTCCGCTAGTGGCTGCCTTGGGTCCTGCAGCCAGTGTTGTTGAGGGCTTTTTCGATCATCACCAGGTTGAATAG
- a CDS encoding uncharacterized protein (Compare to YALI0F15103g, no similarity) yields the protein MSTKRNVYKKTPQWLPEWFLHESSDRMVEFKTFRESATREEIDLHTRDSPKGRSNGSTPNVLTRLSEIEKPRLRKPLYKTHHR from the coding sequence ATGtcaacaaaaagaaatgtTTACAAGAAGACTCCTCAGTGGCTTCCCGAGTGGTTCTTGCACGAGTCTAGCGATCGAATGGTGGAGTTTAAGACATTCCGAGAGTCTGCTACTCGCGAGGAGATTGATTTGCATACTCGAGACAGCCCAAAAGGGCGTTCGAACGGCAGTACACCAAACGTCTTGACAAGGCTCTcggagattgagaagcCCAGGTTGAGAAAACCACTGTACAAAACTCATCATCGCTGA
- a CDS encoding uncharacterized protein (Compare to YALI0F15125g, some similarities with uniprot|P34226 Saccharomyces cerevisiae YBL061c SKT5 protoplast regeneration and killer toxin resistance protein, similar to Saccharomyces cerevisiae YDL203C; ancestral locus Anc_8.452) translates to MDGISRALPAKDRLKRRDGPGDAPMASVQQYNQPGMNYGRSYGVPRRGRPGPPQRFAPPGPPGPGGLPGAQSHGGPGPRQRYKPAKQFQPPPKPVQPPPQQQYYDQGYDQGYDQGYDQYGGGYNQGYDQGYDQYGGAQGYDQNYNQGYQNAPPPPQNHGHGHYQQPPPPQRGPQGYRAPPQHAPPPQQHHKQAHAPPPAQKHYDQGYDNQNYDQGYDQGYDNQGYDQGYNNHGGYNDEGYDNHGYSDHQYDQPANNGGQPQSYPPRQDEYQHHPNNSYQQPQQNAFSQSEPDLTAGINNLSVRSKSPLQNPGPPVQSYAATVAKRNSPQAQHLPYPLPKAKVPAPASGQSSVVKPSIPQQASRSTPDLHDYNRGSNDYNHSSNDYNRGSDRGSNDRGSNDRGSNNTFSPTNTESRDSHDSNPGFQFTSAAASNSYNTNTNHSDNRGAEIERKIYVRMSHYPQPENPVNPIPHQYVDSYKEENPYDEERTQLPTHAPPPVPQPQNSKYALDVPAAVPVKPPMHINTSSPAQAAAQLSHPSPTKASFSHPNAPYPIKTGNHDGRRGDDRRGSDDRRQDPRGGGGDDRRGSEAKTSEFPSPSSLTFTHASLEAKKQRAMANPDDNHAQLEYAQAMFKAAAQLADKAQNGNPIDSKTAKKNRDYWTTQGLKIVKKLAAVNYAPALFEYGVQSSDKERAFDLYNKAAGLSHPEASYRVGVCFELGIGTRRDARKAVLWYKRAADLGDTKALYKLGMTHLHGTLGEQKNIQEAVALLEEAAAKADSENPHALHELALLYERPTYEMSAISADGRSVVRKDETRALSLFMAAGKLGYPPSQFRLGCCYEYGTLGCDVNAKKSIAWYSYAAQKGEPESELALSGWYLTGSDGILQQSDTEAYLWARKAAEKGLVKAEYALGYFCEVGIGVHKDLNEAKKWYFKAAAQKHPKAISRLKAINEC, encoded by the coding sequence ATGGACGGCATCTCACGAGCCCTACCTGCCAAAGACCGGCTGAAACGTCGCGATGGGCCTGGAGACGCCCCCATGGCCTCTGTTCAGCAGTACAACCAGCCCGGCATGAACTACGGCCGGTCGTATGGCGTGCCGCGACGCGGTAGACCGGGGCCTCCCCAGCGGTTTGCTCCTCCTGGACCTCCGGGACCTGGCGGACTTCCCGGAGCGCAATCCCACGGAGGCCCGGGGCCTCGTCAACGATACAAACCGGCCAAGCAGTTCCAACCGCCCCCCAAGCCCGTGCAGCCGCCTCCACAGCAGCAATACTACGATCAGGGCTATGATCAAGGGTACGATCAGGGCTACGATCAATACGGAGGAGGATACAACCAGGGCTATGACCAGGGCTACGACCAGTACGGAGGGGCTCAGGGGTATGACCAGAACTACAACCAAGGCTACCAGAATGCTCCCCCACCACCTCAGAATCACGGACATGGACACTACCAgcaaccaccacctcccCAACGCGGCCCCCAGGGTTACAGAGCGCCTCCTCAGcatgctcctcctccccagcagcatcaCAAGCAAGCTCACGCCCCACCTCCCGCCCAGAAGCACTACGACCAGGGCTACGATAACCAGAACTACGATCAGGGCTACGACCAGGGATACGATAACCAAGGATACGACCAGGGTTATAACAACCACGGAGGTTACAACGACGAAGGATACGACAACCACGGTTACAGCGATCACCAGTACGATCAGCCGGCTAACAACGGAGGCCAGCCACAGTCGTATCCTCCTCGACAGGACGAGTATCAGCATCATCCCAACAACAGTTACCAGCAGCCGCAACAAAATGCGTTTTCGCAGTCGGAGCCGGACCTCACTGCAGGCATCAACAATCTTAGTGTGCGATCCAAGAGCCCATTGCAGAACCCGGGGCCTCCCGTGCAGTCGTATGCAGCCACAGTGGCCAAACGGAACTCGCCCCAGGCCCAGCATCTGCCCTACCCTCTCCCCAAGGCCAAGGTTCCTGCGCCTGCGTCTGGGCAGAGCTCCGTGGTAAAACCGTCCATCCCGCAGCAGGCGTCTCGTAGCACGCCCGATCTGCACGACTACAACCGCGGCAGCAACGACTacaaccacagcagcaacgaCTACAACCGTGGCAGCGACAGAGGCAGCAACGACAGAGGCAGCAACGACAGAGGCAGCAACAACACGTTTTCGCCTACAAACACCGAGTCGCGTGATTCCCATGACTCGAACCCTGGCTTTCAGTTCACGTCGGCAGCAGCGTCAAACTCGtacaacacaaacacaaaccaCAGCGACAACCGAGGGGCGGAAATCGAGCGCAAAATCTACGTGCGAATGTCGCATTATCCTCAACCCGAGAACCCCGTCAACCCCATTCCTCACCAGTACGTTGACAGCTACAAGGAAGAGAATCCCTACGACGAAGAGCGTACTCAGCTGCCTACAcatgctcctcctccggtTCCTCAGCCTCAGAACAGCAAGTACGCACTGGACGTTCCTGCAGCAGTGCCTGTGAAGCCCCCGATGCATATCAACacatcatcaccagcaCAAGCGGCAGCGCAGTTATCGCACCCCTCGCCCACAAAGGCGTCTTTTTCACATCCCAACGCGCCCTATCCCATCAAGACAGGCAACCATGACGGACGAAGAGGTGATGACAGAAGAGGTTCAGATGACCGACGACAAGATCCTcgtggaggtggtggtgacgaCCGACGAGGCTCAGAAGCAAAGACTAGTGAATTCCCGAGCCCCAGTAGTCTCACATTCACGCATGCGTCTTTGGAGGCCAAAAAACAGCGTGCTATGGCGAACCCAGACGACAATCATGCCCAGCTTGAGTACGCACAGGCAATGTTCAAGGCTGCAGCTCAACTGGCAGACAAGGCCCAGAACGGAAACCCCATCGACTCGAAAACAGCCAAGAAAAATAGAGACTACTGGACAACGCAGGGTCTGaagattgtcaagaagctggctgCCGTCAACTATGCGCCTGCTCTGTTTGAGTATGGAGTCCAGAGCTCAGACAAAGAGCGAGCGTTCGATCTGTATAACAAGGCAGCCGGTCTGAGTCATCCTGAGGCCTCTTACAGAGTCGGAGTGTGTTTCGAGCTGGGTATTGGAACCCGACGAGATGCTCGAAAGGCTGTTCTGTGGTACAAACGGGCTGCTGATCTGGGTGACACAAAGGCTCTCTACAAGCTTGGCATGACTCACCTTCACGGCACTCTAGGGGAGCAGAAGAATATTCAGGAGGCTGTTGCGTTGTTGGAagaggctgctgccaaggctgATTCAGAGAACCCACATGCCCTTCATGAATTGGCTCTTCTATATGAGCGTCCCACTTATGAGATGAGTGCGATTTCGGCCGATGGGCGATCTGTGGTTCGTAAGGACGAGACTCGAGCACTATCGCTTTTCATGGCTGCAGGCAAGCTCGGTtatcctccttctcagtTTCGTCTGGGCTGCTGCTACGAGTATGGAACTCTAGGCTGTGATGTCAACGCCAAAAAGTCCATTGCTTGGTACTCCTATGCAGCTCAGAAGGGCGAGCCCGAGTCTGAACTGGCTCTGTCGGGCTGGTACCTGACCGGCAGCGATGGTATTCTACAGCAGAGTGATACGGAGGCGTATCTTTGGGCTCGAAAGGCGGCCGAGAAGGGTCTGGTCAAGGCCGAGTACGCTTTGGGATACTTCTGTGAGGTGGGTATTGGTGTGCATAAGGATCTgaacgaggccaagaagtGGTATttcaaggctgctgcccaGAAGCACCCCAAGGCCATTTCACGGTTGAAGGCGATTAACGAGTGTTAA